TGCTCAATGCCACTACGCAAATGATATGatatgcatgcaatgctttattataaaggtgttTTGTTTTATCTCTTGCCTCGTGCTCACTTTTTGTTCGGGCACATCCCCGACTGACAAATTAAGCACTGAGAGTATACCATTAAAAGTGAAAGAAGTGAGTGAGGGAAAATAGTTTCCACCGACTAGACTAGACAGTATTGAGTTTGTGGTTGAACCGTTTAGAAGAAGGTCAGGTGGAGAATGGGTGTGACAGCATAGtacagttggaagtttacatacacttaggttggagtcattaaaactcgtttttcaacaactccacaaatgtatctacatctactttgagcatgacacaagtcatttttccaacaattgtttacagacagattatttcacttataattcacagtagaagtttacatacactaagttgactgtgcctttaaacagcttgggaaattccagaaaattatgtcatggctttagaagcttctcataggctatttgacataatttgatacatttggaggtgtacctgtggatgtaattcAAAGCCTACCTTCCAAATCATTGcctcaagacctcagaaaataattgtagacctccacaagtctggtccatccttgggagcaatttccaaatgcctgaaggtaccacgttcatctgtacaaacaatagtacgcaagtataaaaaccatgggaccacgcagccgtcataccgctcaggaacgaGAACCGTTCTGTCGCctagaaatgaatgtactttggtgcgacaagtgcaaatcaatctaataacagcgaaggaccttgtgaagatgctggaggaaacaggtacaaaagtatccatatccacagtaaaacaagacctatatggagaaatgtcctctggtctgatgaaacaaaaatataactgtttggcaataatgaccatccttatgtttggaggaaaaagggggaggcttgcaagccgaagaacaccaccccaaccgtgaagcatgtggtggcagcatcatgttgtgggggtgctttgctgcaggaggtactggtgcacttcacaaagtagatggcaaAATGAGACAggataattatgtggatatattgaagcaacatctcaagacatcagtcaggaagttaaagcttggtcgcaaatgggtcttccaaattaacaatgacccaagcatacttccaaagttgtggcaaaatggcttaaagacaacaaagtcaaggtattggagtggccatcacaaagccgtgacctcaatcctatagaaaatgtgtgggcagaactgaaaaacgtgtgcgagcaaggtggcctacaaacctgactcagttacaccagctctgtcaggaggaatgggccaaaattttcCCACCTTATTATGgaaaacttgtggaaggctacccgaaacgtttgactaatgttaaacaatttaaaggcaatgccatCAAATActtattgaatgtatgtaaacttctgtcccactgggaatgtgatgaaagaaataaaagctgaaataattcattctctctcatattattctgacatttcacattcttaaaataaagtagtgatcctaactgacctaagacaggttttttttactaggattaaatgtcaggaattgttaaaaagtgtgaaaaactgagttttaatgtatttggctaaggtgtatgtaaacttctgacttcaactgtatgttttaaCAACTGCTATGGATGTGTGAGACAGCAGATAGGCTCTTGGCCCCAGAAAGTGGTATAGGGTGAAGTTGCCTGTAGATGCAGAAatgcagatttttaccttgtcagcttggggatttgatcttgcaacttttcagttactggcccaacactctaaccactaggctacctgagcTCAAACCTTACTGTTGGGATGTCATAAGAATGCCCCTGCCTCGTTTCCAATGGGAGAAATTCAGAGGAAAAGCAGATTGAAGTGTCCTCGCCTGTCTGtgtgttatttaaaaaaacaaggatGATTTTAAGATGTCAGGCCTGAAATTCCATTTAGCCAATTTCGCACAGTAAGTCACTACCCAAACCAGATCAAACCAGACGCATCTGGTTTCAAGGAGCCAAGATGCATCATGTGATCTTCTACTGCAATCTAGTGGACGAACTGGGAAATTGCATGATCTCTGATTACATCAGTGAAAAGGTTATGACTTCAGCTTTCTCCTCATATGTATATCAATCCTGTAAGTTGAAAAATTAAAGCCATGCACAAGTGTGTACATGTGaccgtgtgtgtacgtgcgtccctgcatgtttgtgtgtgtctaatCCTGGAACACCCCAAATGTTGTGAACTCCATCTACACAGTGGGTATACCAATGTAGGATTAATTTAAATCACCCGATTGTTGCAGGAAATATCCTGCACATAAGTTAAtacaaacttgtagtgtatttgaggaaTAAAGGCTTCTAAAGTACATTATTTCCACTTTTAACATTCAGACATGATTTGAATTATCAACCCCCACAAAAATggccattcattataatccacttaataattcacatttcctgtggcTGCatggttattttcctgctgtgagaaaatgctcaaattaagatcctacatcagtAGATAGACCTCCTATATAGCAAATGTAATCATTTTCCCGGTCTGCAGCAGATACACCCACCTAGAATATGATTgccaatacagtgccttgcaaaagttcTCACCACCATTggattttttcctattttgttgcattataacctgtaatttaaatcgatttttatttggatttcatgtaatggacatacaaaaaaataaataataataaaaacagaaaagtggtgcgtgtatatgtattcaacccctttgctatgaagcccctaaataagatctggtgccaccaattaccttcagaagtcatataattagttaaataaagtccacctgtatgcaatctaagtgtcacatgatctcagtagcaatacacctgttctgaaaggccccagagtctgcaacaccactaagcaacaccaagattggcaaatccgCCACTGGCGccatgtgctcttcacagatgaaagcaggttcacactgatcacatgtgacagacgtgacagtctggagacaccgtggagaacgttctgctgcctgcaacatcctccagcatgaccggtttggcggtggggcagtcatggtgtggggtggcatttctttggggggccgcacagccctccatgtgctcgccagaggtagcctgactgccattaggtaccgagatgagatcctcagaccccttgtgagaccatatgctggtgtggctgtccctgggttcctcctaatgcaagacaatactagacctcatgtggctggagtgtgtcagcagttcctgcaagaggaaggcattgatgctatggactggcccacccgttcccaagacctgaatccaattgagcacatctgagacatcatgtctcgctccatccaccaatgccacgttgcaccacagactgtccaggagttggcggatgctttagtccaggtctgggaggagatccctcaggagaccatccgccacctcttcaggagcatgcccaggcgttgtagggaggtcatacaggcacgtggaggccacgtggaggccacacacactactgagcctcatcaaagttggatcagcctgtagtgtggttttccactttgattttgagtgtgactccaaatccagacctccaagggatgaaacatttgatttccattgatcatttttgtgtgattttgttgtcagcacattcaactatgtaaagaaaaaattatttaataagaatatttaattcattcagaactaggatgtgttattttagtgttccctttatttttttgagcagtgtatttgcaGTCAGTATATTCAGCTGGTAGAACATTGTGGCACGATTGAATATTGTTACAGATCTacccagaaagatgcttgtttggATCTGGTACTAACTGCATTATAGTTACACCCACTTATCAGAAATGTCATCGTTCACTTTTCGTATCACAAATGTGCACTTTCCCAATTGCTGAAACTTAGAAGGAGACGATTGCTCAAGACCAGACAAATTAGCATTTGTTTTGCCATTCAAAAAGGACAGCTGTCATGGAAGAAGCTAACACAAGATTAGGGCACAATGTAAATCAAATACAGATTGCAAATGCTGATGAGACCAATTGTCAATGTCAACCTACTGAGGCTCATGAACATTTGCTCCATATTGATGGAAAAAGTACACTGAATTGCACTAGACAACACTGCCTTATCTGTCAGAATTAAAAACTGATGGAATAAACATGAATGCAGGTATGAatccatacagtgcattcggaaagtattcacaccccttgactttttccacattttgttacgttacagctttgttctaaaatggattaaatacacatttttcctcctcaatctacacacaataccctataatgacgcagtggtctaagacgcaagaggcgtcactggccatgattgggagtcccatagggcggcgcacaatttggcccagcatcgtccatgtttggccggggtaggccgtcattataaataggaattggttcttaactgacttgcctagttaaataaaggttaaataaaaaatgacaaagtgaaaatagattttatttttttaagcaattgttaaaaaaatatataaaaaataccttatttacataggtattcagacccttgctatgagacacaaaattgagctcagatgcatcctgtttccattaatcatccttgagatgtttctacaacttaggTACAAAGGTACAAACCTGTCAATTGCAGGTTTGCaagcccccccccctttcctccaaatataacaatggtcattatggccaaacagttatagttttgtttcatcagaccagaggacatttctccaaaaagtacaatctttgtccccatgtgcagttgcaaactgtagtcaggCTTTTatatagcggttttggagcagtggcttcttccttgctgagcagcctttccagttatgtcaatataggacatgttttactgtggatatagatacttctgtacccatttcctacagcatcttcacaaggtcctttgctgttgttctgggattgatttgcacctttagCAACCAAAGTACGTAaatctctaggagatagaacgcatctccttccacGGCgatatgacagctgcatggtcccatgctgtttatacttgcctactattgtttgtgcagatgaacatggtaccttcagccatttgtaaattgctcccaaggatggaccagacttgtggaggtcttggctgagttCTTATGATTTTCctgtgatgtcaagcaaataggcacttagtttgaagttaggccttgaaatacatccacaggtacacctccaattgactcaaaatatATCAATCAGCCTATCAAAAGCATCAAAAGCgattacatcattttctggaattttccaagctgttttaaggcatagtcatcttagtgtatgtaaacttctgacccactggaattgtgatacagtgaattataagtgaaataatctgtctgtaaacaattgttgtaaaactgaattctgtcatgcacaaagtagacgtcctaaccgacttgccaaaactatagtttgttaacaagaaatttgtggagtggttgaaaaacgagttttaatgactccaacctaagtgtatgtaaacctccgactgtATATAGAATTGATGCTTTTTAATAACAATGGAGAAAAAAAGTATGACAATCCAGTTGAAGGTATACAGCCAACAGTATCCTGCATAGTAAACTAGATTGATCAGTGTCAATAAAATGACACACTAATATTATATGATGACTTTGTGGAATTTTATGATGATTCATGCAGGAAAGTTAGGGGTGATACCTCTAGTTTTGGACTAACTCTAACTGTTTTGGATCTTTGTTAGGATATAGATTGTCATTTGTTTAGAAATGTATGAATACAACTCAAGACATTAAATATATTGGGTTATTTATTATGTGCATATTTGCTCAATTCAACATATCAAACATTTGAATTGTAATAAAGGAAATTCATCCAAATATACATTCTGAGTACAGATGTGAACAAAAATGACCAAGAAGCACCATTAGACATAAGGTCCAGTCAATACCAAACAAATAAAATgttgttggggcggcaggtaagtATTTACATCGCCAATATAaaaagagtaggagagagagtaccactaccggacacacacacatcagcagaagagactgcctgtTTGCCAGATAGGTATGTCTTATCCATCCTCTCTACTGGCTATGTAAACACAGCACAGGGGGTAACCCAACGAACAATATCTCATGCAATAACGGTTAGAGGAACTCCGAGACAACTTCATAGAGGCAGTAAAACAacccgtgtgtgtatgtgtgtgtttgtcccaaaGTATTTTAGGCCATACACATTAGTCccacaataaatccattcatTCATTTCAAACTATATCCCACATGTATAGCCACAGTGCAGACATTATGGattaggcctagattcaatcagaccATTATGAGCAAAACCACACGATCTGGTTTTGTTTTTATGTTGTTTTAACTGGAATGATGTGGTAAAGCCTTTTTTGCACAAAGAACATCTATATGGTCTTTCCCCTGTGTGATTCCTCATATGCACTCGCAGATGTCCAATATGACCGTAGCATTTCCCACATACAGTGCAGAAATAAGGTTTCTCCCCTGTATGGGTCCTCATATGCCTTTTCAAAGAAGATTCCCAATTGAACGATTTGCCACAAACATGACACCTGTATGGTTTCTCCCGGTTGGGAGAAACCATATGCACCGTCCTCATATGCCGCTTTAGATGTCCGATCTGACGATAGAATTTGTCGCAGTCATTACAGCGAAAAGGTTTCTCCCATGTATGGGTCTTTATGTGCCTTTTATAATCCCAGTTACATTTGAAACATTTGCCACAAATATGACAAGTGTTTTATCTTTTACACTGTAGCAGTCTCCATCAGGTTCTGTTTTCATCACTTCAGTTATGTTGGTGGGTGAATCCACAATTTGGATTTGGAAAAAATGTGAGGGCTGAGATGGTTCCTGATTTTCCACAGTGGTAGGAGTAAATATGAACTCCAGCTCTTTAAGCTGCTCTCCCCTCTGACCTGTCCAGACATCCTCATGTTCCTCTTTAATCTGTTTGGTCTCTGGGTCCTCTTGCCCCAGACTGGGGCTCCACTCCTGACTACAGTGCTGCTTAGGGGGACCCTCTTCAGAGACCAGGAGAGAAAGCTGCTGGAGGTCTGGAGAGAAGGATAGCAAATAAAAATaacttttatatatattttcagaAGAATTGGGACCTTATGACCTATGGGGTTGTTTTACTTTTAATTTTTATGAAACATTCTATACTTTCCCATggtagaagtggtcagaaagtgagCATCGTTTTTCTGAAGTTATCTATCGGGATTTCGTCTTTCGGATAggattaaatgcatagaaatagAGTGGACAAATCATTGACTTAAATGGGGACTTGTTCTTTTCATTCTATTTGTATGCATTTAATCGCATCTGAAAGGCGAAATCCTGTTAACTTGAAAAACTGGGCCCAGGAGATATTGGTGCTCATAGTTCCCCAATTTTGCATACCTCACCCTaacatgagacatccatgtcatCATCACTGAAAAAACATAAACGGTTGAGTCTGATATCATTTgaaagcttacaaacagggttgtcaaacatTTTTATGATTTCTTGAatgattctttaaaaaaataaaaataaaaataactttAACCTTTGAAGGCAATGATCTAAAAATGGGTAAACTCATTTTCATAAATGTTGTAGTTTGACCCTATTTCACATCATCAGAGGTGTTTTTGCTGTGCCTGTCATCGTTGAATACAGGTTGGGCGTCATTACAATCATAGAAATATAGTAAATAGAATGGATCTATCCCTTTGACCACTGCAATTTAGCTGGTAGACCATTGACATGTACATTGAATTTAAACTTTAACTTCCAATTATTCTACTACCAGAAAGATGCTCACCAGGCCTCCCAACATCTAATGTCAACTTTAATGGCAATGTATATTCTATCATCTATATTTCTATGATTTCCTATTGAAGGTTAACAGTTTAATTTATAACTATGGATATTCCCTCACATGTGCGGAGCTCAAACCATCTTTGTGGTACCATTTCAAAgtgaaaatgtataattgtaattattatatattttttcacctttatttaaccaggtaggccagttgagaacaagttctcatttacaactgcgacctggccaagataaagcaaagcagtgcgataaaaacaataacacagttacacataaacaaacgtatagtcaataacacaatagaaagatctatgtacagtgtttGCAAATGTAGAAGAAGGGAGGtaaaagcaataaataggccatggaggcgaaataattaccatttagcattaacactggcgtgatagatgtgcagaagatgatgggcaaatagagatactggggtgcaaaagggcaagaggataaataatatggggatgaggtagttgggtgagctatttacagattggctgtgtacgggtacagtgatctgtaagctgctctgacagctgatgcttaaagttagagagggagatataagactccagcttcagtgatttttgcaattctttccagtcattggcagcagagaactggaatgaaaggcagccaaaggaagtgttggctttggggatgaccagtgaaatatacctgctggagcgcgtgctacgggtgggtgctgctatggtgaccagtgagctgagatacggcgaggctttacctagcaaagacttacagatgacctggagccagtgggtttggcgacaaatatgtagtgagggccagccagcgagagcatacaggtcgcagtgctgggtagtatatggggctttgatgacaaaacggaTGAGTCTGTGATAGACTaaatccagtttgctgagtagagtgttattATCAGTAGAGTGttaccatgggaccatgcagctgtcataccgctcaggaaggagacgcattctgtctcctagagatgaacgtactttggtgcgaaaagtgcaaatcaatcccagaacagcaaaggaccttgtgaagatgctggaggaaacaggtgcaaaagtatctatatccacagtaaaacaagtcctatatcgacataacctgaaaggccactcagcaaggaagaagccactgctccaaaaccgccataaaaaaaagccagacaacggtttgcaactgcacatggttacaaagatcgtactttttggagaaatgtcctctggtctgatgaaacaaaaatagaactgtttggccataatgaccatccttatgtttggagaaaaaaaagggggaggcttgcaagccgaagaaaaccatcccaaccgtgaagcacggagtggctgcatcatgttgtgggggtgctttgctgcaggagggactagtgcacttcacaaaatagatggtatcatgaggcaggaaaattatgtggatatattgaagcaacatctcaagacatcagtcaggaagttaaagcttggtcgaaaatgggtcttccaaatggacaatgaccccaagcacactttcAAAGTaggggcaaaatggcttaagaacaacaaagtcaaggtattagagtggccaccacaaggccctgacctcaatcctatagaagatttctgagcagaactgaaaaagtgtgtgcgagcaaggtctACAatcctgactccgttacaccagctctgtcactcTCTGACCATTTCTACCATGGGCAAACATGTTTGAAAGGTTTTGTTCAAATCTACTGCAAAGGGGTGCAGCCATAACATTTTTGAAGTCATATGGAACGACCCTTTGGTAATGCTAAGACAACTAAATATAGAGTAGATATTAAGTATTTGAGTAGGGAAACTAAAGACACAAACATTGTCTTGGTGAATTGACTACAGCCAATGTATTTGTAGTAAGTAGAAGACGGTATTGTGAGATTAAACTAGGAAATGGAAAACAGACTGTAGGCATATACATAAgctaaataaaatgttatttaaaaTTAGATCCATTTAAAACACATCTTTATTAAAATATACATTTGTTTTTAACACAGTAATGTTTGTCCCAGAAAAGACTGTCGTATGCCAGTCATGTTTAAGAGCATCTGTAAAAACATCTGCCTCGCAACCAGCAGAGGATAATAGAGTTTGCAGAAATGCATTATCAATTTAGATGGGGATTGACTGGGAATTTGATCCTCCCCAGGTTCAAAATGTTAGATTCAATGGTCAATTTTAACACACCATAATTCTAGAATAAAGCTGTACAACTTTTATTCATAAAAGTTTGAAACTGCTTACAAATCCTAAATATCTTCgccaaaaacaacaaatgtgataATGTAATGAAATATTTTGATGTTCTACAAGTCCATTAGTCAACTCCTACTGATCCAAATGACACGTTCATGTTTCCTCCCATGTTTCCTTCTCCTTTCATTTTCAAGATATCCGAATCCAAACTTTCTAAACCATTTTCTAAAGTCCTTGCACTGATGTGGATTTCACTTGTTTGAATTCGTTCCTGGAGCATTAGGacacaaaatacattttctcCGCTGTGTAAATCATGTAATAAACATTTTTTCCACTCCAGTTGAAGCATTTGCTGCATTAATTGCTCCTGTGTGATTTCTCATATGCCGTAACAAGTTCCTCTTCTGCCTGAAGGATTTAACACATTCCTTGCACTGATACGGTCCCTCCCTAGTCTCACGACTGTTACCAGCAGACAAATGAGATTTGCTTTTGGATGTCCCTGGGATTATATTACTCCCCTGCGTGTGAGTGATTTTATGTGATTTTAATTGGGATGCTGAGATGAAGTATTCTCCACACATAAAGCATCTGTATGATCTCTCCCCTGTGTGGCCCCTCATATGCACTTTCAGATTTCCTATCTGACTATAGCATTTGCCACATTCACTGCAGCAATAAGGTTTTTCGCCAGTATGAGCCCTCATATGCCTTTCCAGACCAGATTTACAGTCAAAACATTTACCACAAACATGACAAGAAGAGTTTTCACCAATGTGACATGGTTTCATCTTGATCTCTTTAGTTGTACTGGTGGGTGAGACCACAATTTGCATTTGGAAAAGATGTGAGGTCTGAGGTGGTTCCAGATTTTCCACAGAGGGAGTGAATATGAACTCCTTGGTATCAGACTCTAGCTCTTTAAGCTGTTCTCCCCCCTGACTAGTCCAGACTTCATGTTCCTCTTTAATCTGTGAGGGCTCTGGGTCCTCTTGCTTCAGACTGGGGCTCCACTCCTGCTCACAGTGCTGCTGCTCAGGAGAAACCTCATCTGGGAGATCGAGCTGATGTAGGTCTGGAGAAAAGGAAAAAAGAATCTTTCAAAAACGATTAACTCCTTAACCATTGTCTTACATGGTTAGTTGGTACACATGTGTTCAATttacactgagtgaacaaaacattaagaatacctacctaatattgagttgcaccccctcccccccttttgccctcagaacagactcaattggtttgggcatggactctacaaggtgtcgaaagcgttccacagggatgttggctcAGATTGACGCCAATGCGTtccagttgtgtcaagttagctgtatgtcctttgggcggtggaccattctttgtacacacaggaaactgttgagcgtgaaaaactcagcagtgttacagtttgacacaaaccggtgtgcctggcacctactaccataccccattcaaaggcacttaaatattttgtcttgcccactcaccctctgaatggcacacatacactatacatgtctcaattgtctcaaggcatcTCTAACCAGTGTCCTCCACTTCATATACActgattgatgtcacttgttaaatccacttccataagggatcatggctttcacctggattcacctggtcagtctacagtgcatttggaaagtattcagacaccttaactttcatcacattttgttacattacagacttactctaaaatggataaaCAAAATGTTTTccctcaatccacacacaataccccataatgacaaacgaAAACTGGTTTTGATTTTTCTgccaatttaaaaataaaaactgaaatatcttatttacataagaattcagaccctttgctctgagactcagaactgagctcaggtgcatcctgtttctaaactttgattggagtccacctgtggtaaagtcaactgattggacatcatttggacCTGTCTATAtataggtcccacagttgacagtgcatgttagagcaaaagcCAAAGACTTGAGGTTGACGGAAATgactgtagagctccgagacaggattgtgtcaagggaCAGATCATGgggagggtaccaaaatatttctgcagcattgaaggtccccaagaacacagtggcttccatttttaaatggatgaagtttggaaccactaagactcttcctagagctggctgcccgaccAAACTGCACAATCATGGAAGGGctttggtcatggaggtgaccaagaacccaatggtcactcagagctcctctgtggagatgggagaag
The sequence above is a segment of the Oncorhynchus gorbuscha isolate QuinsamMale2020 ecotype Even-year linkage group LG16, OgorEven_v1.0, whole genome shotgun sequence genome. Coding sequences within it:
- the LOC123998642 gene encoding zinc finger and SCAN domain-containing protein 31-like encodes the protein MSKLQLLNVFLTKRLTAAAVEIYVEVEKTITEYENEMSSSKEEIKRLRRLLDLVFNPDIKLHRTDLHQLDLPDEVSPEQQHCEQEWSPSLKQEDPEPSQIKEEHEVWTSQGGEQLKELESDTKEFIFTPSVENLEPPQTSHLFQMQIVVSPTSTTKEIKMKPCHIGENSSCHVCGKCFDCKSGLERHMRAHTGEKPYCCSECGKCYSQIGNLKVHMRGHTGERSYRCFMCGEYFISASQLKSHKITHTQGSNIIPGTSKSKSHLSAGNSRETREGPYQCKECVKSFRQKRNLLRHMRNHTGAINAANASTGVEKMFIT